Sequence from the Flavobacterium sp. J372 genome:
CCGTGCATATTCACGCCGTCAACATCTTCCGGTTTAAGGCCCGCATCGCGAAGGCAGTTCAGCATTACATTCTTTGCGCCAAGCCCTTCCGGGTGTGGAGCAGTGATATGGTGAGCATCAGCGCTCATGCCGCCACCGCCAATTTCGCAGTAAATTTCTGCGCCTCGCGCCACAGCGTGCTCATATTCTTCAAGGATGATAGCGCCTGCACCTTCGCCAAGCACAAAGCCTTCACGGTCTTTATCCATTGGTCGGGATGCCGTCTGCGGGTCGTCATTGCGTGTTGAAAGGGCGTGCATGGCATTAAAGCCACCCATACCGGCAATGGTCACCGCAGCCTCGCTGCCACCTGTTACCATAACATCGGCATGGCCCAGGCGTATATAATTGAAAGCATCAATAAGCGCATTGGTTGATGATGCACAGGCCGAAACTGTAGTAAAGTTAGGGCCCCTGAAGCCATATTTAATTGAGATATGTCCGCCGGCAATATCAGCAATCATTTTTGGTATAAAGAACGGGTTAAACTTAGGCACACCGTTACCGGCAGCAAAGTTCATTACCTCTTCCTGGAAGGTTTCAAGCCCGCCAATTCCAGAGCCCCATATTACACCTACGCGGTCTTTATCAAGCTTGTCAAAGTCAAAGTTTGCATCTTTTACAGCCTCATCCGTACTCACTATGGCATACTGCGCATAGCGGTCCATCTTGCGGGCTTCTTTCCTGTCTATGAAATCTTCAACATTAAAATTCTTTACTTCGCAGGCAAATTTAGTTTTGAAGTTAGTCGTATCAAAGTAAGTGATTGGTGCGGCGCCGCTCTTCCCGTTTACAAGGCCGTCCCAGTATTCCTGTACATTATTGCCTATTGGGGTAAGTGCGCCTAAGCCTGTTACTACAACTCTTCTTAATTTCATAGGTAAACTTTTAAAGTTTGCTGTTTATAAAAATACCCATGCGTCTCTTGTACAAATTGTAAGAAAACCATGGGCATCAGTGATATTTTTTATGAAGCCTTACGTAAAGACACTTCATTTTTTGTAAAAGCGAACAGCTTAAATGGCAACAAATAATAACATCCATGCACATTAGCGATACATGGATGCCGTATTATTTATTATTTTTTTGCTTCCTCGATGTAAGAGATAGCCTGGCCTACAGTAGAAATATTTTCTGCCTGATCGTCCGGTATCTGGATATCGAACTCTTTTTCAAATTCCATGATAAGCTCAACAGTGTCCAGTGAATCAGCCCCTAAATCATTAGTGAAGCTTGCCTCTGTTACCACTTCGTTCTCGTCAACACCCAATTTATCAACGATGATAGCTTTTACTCTTGATGCAATGTCTGACATAATCTATTAATTTTAGAATTTAAATTGAATGGCAAAAATAAAAAACTTTATTTTAAAACAACATTTCTGCCAAAAAATGTGAGTACTAAAGTAGAAAATTAATTTTACAATACGCTTAATTCGCCGTTATTTTGTACGTAAAATAATATTTCAGGCAATCATTGCAAAACAAGTGGCACATGAAGAAAATAGTGATTTTTGCATCGGGCGGGGGCAGTAATGCCGAGGCTATCATGAAGCATTTTAGCGGCAGGGAAAATATCAGGGTTTCGGGTGTTTTTACAAATAATCCAAACGCCGGTGTGCTTCAAAAGGCAGAAAAGTATGGTGTGCCTACTATAGTATTTAACCGTGAGGAGCTGAATGGCGATATTGTATTGCATAAATTAGATACTATAAAACCTGATCTTATAGTGCTGGCGGGCTTCCTGTGGAAATTCCCTGAGCATATAGTACAGCAATATCCCGATAAGATCATTAACATACACCCGGCGCTATTGCCTAATTACGGAGGCAAAGGCATGTATGGGTTGCATGTGCACACGGCGGTACATAATAATAAAGAGACTGAAAGCGGCATAACCATACATTTTGTAAATGAGCATTATGATGAAGGCAACATAATCTTCCAGGCAAGCGTGGCTTTGGATGATTGCGCCACTCCGCAGGATATTGCCGCTAAAGTGCTGCAGCTTGAGCATAAATATTTCCCGGCTGTTATTGAGGATTTGTTGAAGAAAGAATTTTAGATTTTTAGAATTTTCAACAACAAGACTATCATAGCACAATATCTAATAATCTAACAATCGAAATGCATACAGTCCACATATATACTGACGGCGCAGCTAAGGGAAACCCCGGCCCGGGCGGCTATGGCGTTGTAATGGAAGCTGTGGGCACCGGCTACCGTAAGGAGTTTTACGAAGGCTTCCGCCTTACCACCAATAACCGTATGGAACTGCTGGCTGTGATAGTAGGGCTGGAGAAACTGACTAAACCTAACACATCGGTACTTGTGGTGAGCGATAGTAAATATGTAGTGGACTCGGTAACCAAAGGCTGGGTTTTTGGTTGGGAAAAGAAAGGTTTCGCCGGGAAGAAAAACCCTGACCTGTGGATGCGCTTTTTAAAAATTTACCGAAAGCATAAGGTTGATTTTAAATGGATAAAGGGCCATAACAGCCATCCCCAAAACGAGAGATGCGACCAACTTGCGGTAATGGCATCAACCCTGCCGCAGCTTAATGTTGATGCCTGGTATGAACAGGAAGGGCAGAAAATTGATTTTTAGACTTCTTCGATTCTGGATTATTTCGGGAAATTGTAGTACAGCCAAATTGTAAATGATGTAACTGCTACAAATGCGACTGCTGAACCAAAGCAAATACCCCATCCTAAATCTTTAAGCCATGATTTCTTAGTGCGCAATAGGATAGCTCCAATAATTGTCCCGAAAACCATAGTTCCGAAAAGATAATACACACTGATCCAGCAATTTTAGCGGTAATACCAAAAAAAGATGAATGGCTATTGTCGTTAATGAATAAACAGCTCTCATAGGTCAAATGTAACAGGTGTGAAGCGAATACTAAAATCTTTATTTTGGCCAAGTGTAATATAGCCATATAAAAGCTATCACCATTAATGCCAAAATACCCGCCGAGGCATAAAAAATTACGGTTCCTGTTTTCTTAATTATAGTGTCTGTTTGTTGTGTGTGCATTGTATAGCCGAGCGCAAAGCATAACAAAGGAATTCCGTACATGAATTCAATGCTATATAGCGACATGATATTGAAGATAACTATTAAAATTATCAAACTGAATATTAATAATTTACTTTTCATAAAACTGTAGTTGTCTCAAATATAAATAAAAACACCTGTCAGGTTTTAAAATATGACAGGTGATATTAATATAGTCTTGCAGGCGAAAAATCTAAAATTCTAATTATCTCCCTTCAAACGCTTCTTCAAGCACCGCAATATCAATCTTAACCATGTTGTGCAGGGCATTCATTACCCTGCCGGCTTTCTCTTTATCAGGATTGCTTATCATATCATCAAGTATTGGTGGTACTACCTGCCATGACACCCCATATTTATCTTTGCACCATCCGCACTGCTGCGCTTTCGGGTCGCCCGTTAAGGCAATTTTTTCCCAATAATAGTCAATTTCTTCCTGGTCGTTGCAGTTGATAATGAATGAAATAGCTTCATTTGGCTTGAATATAGGTCCGCCATTCAGCAAAACAAATTTATGTTCAAGCACTTCAATTTCAATCGTAAGTAATGTGCCTTCAGGCATGCCATGAATTTCAAAGCCTTCTTTACCGTAGTACATTTTACGTCCGATTCTGCCATTTTTAAAAACAGATAGGTAAAAGTTGGCAGCTTCTTCGGCATTCCTGTCAAACCAAAGGCATGTTTCAATCTTTCGGAGTGTAAGCGGAGATTTCATATATCAATTTATTTATTAGCCAAAGTTATGGCATATTGTTTTTGGGAACAGGTTGTGAAAGAGCCAATTATAGTGGTAAATCAGGACAAATTATAACTTCATCTCTAATTTGCCTTTTGCAATTTAAACTGTATCTTTGCCGCTTTAAAATTCAATCCTGTTTATGAATAAATTACTGATAGTTGGCACAGTAGCTTTTGATGCGATAGAAACGCCCTTTGGCAAAACCGACAAAATACTTGGCGGCGCCGGCACATACATTGGGCTTTCGGCCTCATTTTTCAACCTTCAGTCGGCGATAGTATCAGTAGTGGGTGAAGATTTTCCTCAGGAGTATATCGACCTTCTTAAGAACAAAAACATAGACGTAACAGGACTTGAAGTGGTGCCGGGCGGTAAGACGTTCTTCTGGAGCGGGCGTTACCACAACGATCTTAACAGCCGCGACACGCTTGATACACAGCTGAATGTACTGGCCGACTTTAACCCAATCGTGCCTGAAAATTTTAAGGATGCCGATGTAGTGATGCTGGGCAACCTGCACCCGAACATTCAGATAGGAGTACTTGACCAGATGAGCAAAAAGCCTAAGCTTGTGGTGCTTGATACCATGAACTTCTGGATGGATTGCGCTTTGGCAGAGTTATTGCAAGTGATGAAGCGCGTAGA
This genomic interval carries:
- the fabF gene encoding beta-ketoacyl-ACP synthase II translates to MKLRRVVVTGLGALTPIGNNVQEYWDGLVNGKSGAAPITYFDTTNFKTKFACEVKNFNVEDFIDRKEARKMDRYAQYAIVSTDEAVKDANFDFDKLDKDRVGVIWGSGIGGLETFQEEVMNFAAGNGVPKFNPFFIPKMIADIAGGHISIKYGFRGPNFTTVSACASSTNALIDAFNYIRLGHADVMVTGGSEAAVTIAGMGGFNAMHALSTRNDDPQTASRPMDKDREGFVLGEGAGAIILEEYEHAVARGAEIYCEIGGGGMSADAHHITAPHPEGLGAKNVMLNCLRDAGLKPEDVDGVNMHGTSTPLGDIAESKAIIEVFGEHAYTLNLNSTKSMTGHLLGAAGAIETIASILSIKHGIVPPTINHFTDDENIDPKLNFTFNKAQKRDMKVVMSNTFGFGGHNACVLVKKLEM
- a CDS encoding acyl carrier protein, with protein sequence MSDIASRVKAIIVDKLGVDENEVVTEASFTNDLGADSLDTVELIMEFEKEFDIQIPDDQAENISTVGQAISYIEEAKK
- a CDS encoding phosphoribosylglycinamide formyltransferase → MKKIVIFASGGGSNAEAIMKHFSGRENIRVSGVFTNNPNAGVLQKAEKYGVPTIVFNREELNGDIVLHKLDTIKPDLIVLAGFLWKFPEHIVQQYPDKIINIHPALLPNYGGKGMYGLHVHTAVHNNKETESGITIHFVNEHYDEGNIIFQASVALDDCATPQDIAAKVLQLEHKYFPAVIEDLLKKEF
- the rnhA gene encoding ribonuclease HI; its protein translation is MHTVHIYTDGAAKGNPGPGGYGVVMEAVGTGYRKEFYEGFRLTTNNRMELLAVIVGLEKLTKPNTSVLVVSDSKYVVDSVTKGWVFGWEKKGFAGKKNPDLWMRFLKIYRKHKVDFKWIKGHNSHPQNERCDQLAVMASTLPQLNVDAWYEQEGQKIDF
- a CDS encoding VOC family protein, which gives rise to MKSPLTLRKIETCLWFDRNAEEAANFYLSVFKNGRIGRKMYYGKEGFEIHGMPEGTLLTIEIEVLEHKFVLLNGGPIFKPNEAISFIINCNDQEEIDYYWEKIALTGDPKAQQCGWCKDKYGVSWQVVPPILDDMISNPDKEKAGRVMNALHNMVKIDIAVLEEAFEGR
- a CDS encoding PfkB family carbohydrate kinase, whose amino-acid sequence is MNKLLIVGTVAFDAIETPFGKTDKILGGAGTYIGLSASFFNLQSAIVSVVGEDFPQEYIDLLKNKNIDVTGLEVVPGGKTFFWSGRYHNDLNSRDTLDTQLNVLADFNPIVPENFKDADVVMLGNLHPNIQIGVLDQMSKKPKLVVLDTMNFWMDCALAELLQVMKRVDVITINDEEARQLSGEYSLVKAAAKIHTMGPKYVVIKKGEHGALLFHNKEVFFAPALPLEEVFDPTGAGDTFAGGFTGYITQSEDVSFENMKNAIIYGSNMASFCVEQFGTQRMEKLEKREVQERLQQFKALTQFEIALEN